One window from the genome of Cucumis melo cultivar AY chromosome 10, USDA_Cmelo_AY_1.0, whole genome shotgun sequence encodes:
- the LOC103501437 gene encoding cytochrome P450 90A1 isoform X2: protein MAFFSFFFFFFLSSVLASSLFLLLRPARFRRMRLPPGTLGLPLIGETLQIISAYKTENPEPFIDERVRKYGSVFTTHLFGEPTVFSADWETNRFILQNEEKLFECSYPGSISNLLGKHSLLLMKGSLHKRMHSLTMSFGNSSILRDHLLADVDRLIRLNLDSWSGRIVLMEEAKKITFELAVKQLMSFDRCEWTQSLMKQYLLVIEGFFTVPLPLFSSTYRRAIQARRKVAEQLGTVVRERRKESEDGLGKKDMLGALLAGEDALSDEQIVDFLLALLVAGYETTSTTMTLAVKFLTETPLALAQLQEEHQQIKARMKESHQHLQWNDYKSMPFTQCVVNETLRVANIISGVFRRAMTDVNIKGYTIPKGWKVFASFRAVHMDHEHFKDARSFNPWRWQKNSSGSTTLNAFTPFGGGSRLCPGYELARVELSVFLHHLVTQFSWLPAEDDKLVFFPTTRTQKRYPIYVTRKNEITQCKDSHPDT, encoded by the exons ATggctttcttctcctttttcttcttctttttcctttcctctGTTTTGGCTTCTTCTCTGTTTCTCCTACTCCGTCCGGCCAGATTCCGCCGTATGAGGCTGCCACCGGGGACTCTCGGGCTTCCCCTGATCGGAGAGACCCTTCAAATCATCTCCGCCTACAAGACCGAGAACCCTGAACCCTTCATCGACGAACGGGTGCGGAAATATGGATCGGTTTTTACGACGCATTTGTTTGGTGAACCGACGGTTTTCTCAGCCGATTGGGAAACGAACCGGTTTATTCTTCAGAATGAAGAGAAGCTTTTTGAGTGTAGTTACCCCGGTTCGATTTCTAACCTTCTCGGGAAGCATTCTTTGTTGCTTATGAAAGGAAGTTTACATAAAAGAATGCATTCTTTGACTATGAGTTTTGGAAATTCTTCGATTCTTAGAGACCATCTTTTGGCCGATGTGGACCGGTTGATCCGGCTCAATTTGGACTCTTGGTCCGGCCGGATCGTTCTCATGGAAGAAGCTAAAAAG atAACATTTGAGTTAGCAGTGAAGCAATTGATGAGCTTTGATCGCTGTGAATGGACTCAAAGTCTCATGAaacaatatcttcttgtcattgaAGGATTTTTTACCGTTCCTCTCCCTCTTTTTTCATCCACTTACCGTCGAGCCATCCAG GCCCGGAGGAAGGTGGCGGAGCAATTGGGGACGGTGGTGcgggagcggaggaaggaaagTGAGGACGGGTTGGGGAAGAAGGACATGCTGGGTGCGCTGCTGGCCGGAGAAGACGCCCTCTCCGACGAGCAAATAGTGGATTTTTTACTGGCTTTATTGGTGGCGGGATATGAAACGACGTCAACTACGATGACGCTGGCCGTTAAGTTTCTGACGGAGACGCCGCTGGCTTTGGCCCAATTACAG GAAGAGCACCAACAAATCAAAGCAAGAATGAAGGAATCACACCAACACCTCCAATGGAATGATTACAAGTCCATGCCTTTCACCCAATGT GTTGTGAATGAAACATTAAGAGTTGCGAACATAATCAGTGGGGTATTTAGAAGAGCAATGACAGATGTAAACATCAAAG GTTATACGATTCCGAAAGGATGGAAGGTTTTCGCATCATTTCGTGCAGTACATATGGACCATGAGCATTTCAAAGATGCACGTTCTTTTAACCCATGGAGATGGCAAAAG AATAGCTCGGGCTCAACGACATTAAATGCATTTACACCGTTTGGTGGAGGTTCAAGATTGTGCCCAGGTTACGAGCTGGCCAGAGTAGAACTCTCTGTTTTCCTTCATCATCTTGTCACCCAATTCAG TTGGCTTCCAGCAGAAGACGATAAGTTAGTATTTTTCCCAACAACAAGAACACAGAAgcggtaccctatctatgtgACGCGTAAGAACGAAATTACACAATGTAAAGACAGCCATCCAGACACATGA
- the LOC103501437 gene encoding cytochrome P450 90A1 isoform X1, whose product MAFFSFFFFFFLSSVLASSLFLLLRPARFRRMRLPPGTLGLPLIGETLQIISAYKTENPEPFIDERVRKYGSVFTTHLFGEPTVFSADWETNRFILQNEEKLFECSYPGSISNLLGKHSLLLMKGSLHKRMHSLTMSFGNSSILRDHLLADVDRLIRLNLDSWSGRIVLMEEAKKITFELAVKQLMSFDRCEWTQSLMKQYLLVIEGFFTVPLPLFSSTYRRAIQARRKVAEQLGTVVRERRKESEDGLGKKDMLGALLAGEDALSDEQIVDFLLALLVAGYETTSTTMTLAVKFLTETPLALAQLQEEHQQIKARMKESHQHLQWNDYKSMPFTQCVVNETLRVANIISGVFRRAMTDVNIKGYTIPKGWKVFASFRAVHMDHEHFKDARSFNPWRWQKQNSSGSTTLNAFTPFGGGSRLCPGYELARVELSVFLHHLVTQFSWLPAEDDKLVFFPTTRTQKRYPIYVTRKNEITQCKDSHPDT is encoded by the exons ATggctttcttctcctttttcttcttctttttcctttcctctGTTTTGGCTTCTTCTCTGTTTCTCCTACTCCGTCCGGCCAGATTCCGCCGTATGAGGCTGCCACCGGGGACTCTCGGGCTTCCCCTGATCGGAGAGACCCTTCAAATCATCTCCGCCTACAAGACCGAGAACCCTGAACCCTTCATCGACGAACGGGTGCGGAAATATGGATCGGTTTTTACGACGCATTTGTTTGGTGAACCGACGGTTTTCTCAGCCGATTGGGAAACGAACCGGTTTATTCTTCAGAATGAAGAGAAGCTTTTTGAGTGTAGTTACCCCGGTTCGATTTCTAACCTTCTCGGGAAGCATTCTTTGTTGCTTATGAAAGGAAGTTTACATAAAAGAATGCATTCTTTGACTATGAGTTTTGGAAATTCTTCGATTCTTAGAGACCATCTTTTGGCCGATGTGGACCGGTTGATCCGGCTCAATTTGGACTCTTGGTCCGGCCGGATCGTTCTCATGGAAGAAGCTAAAAAG atAACATTTGAGTTAGCAGTGAAGCAATTGATGAGCTTTGATCGCTGTGAATGGACTCAAAGTCTCATGAaacaatatcttcttgtcattgaAGGATTTTTTACCGTTCCTCTCCCTCTTTTTTCATCCACTTACCGTCGAGCCATCCAG GCCCGGAGGAAGGTGGCGGAGCAATTGGGGACGGTGGTGcgggagcggaggaaggaaagTGAGGACGGGTTGGGGAAGAAGGACATGCTGGGTGCGCTGCTGGCCGGAGAAGACGCCCTCTCCGACGAGCAAATAGTGGATTTTTTACTGGCTTTATTGGTGGCGGGATATGAAACGACGTCAACTACGATGACGCTGGCCGTTAAGTTTCTGACGGAGACGCCGCTGGCTTTGGCCCAATTACAG GAAGAGCACCAACAAATCAAAGCAAGAATGAAGGAATCACACCAACACCTCCAATGGAATGATTACAAGTCCATGCCTTTCACCCAATGT GTTGTGAATGAAACATTAAGAGTTGCGAACATAATCAGTGGGGTATTTAGAAGAGCAATGACAGATGTAAACATCAAAG GTTATACGATTCCGAAAGGATGGAAGGTTTTCGCATCATTTCGTGCAGTACATATGGACCATGAGCATTTCAAAGATGCACGTTCTTTTAACCCATGGAGATGGCAAAAG CAGAATAGCTCGGGCTCAACGACATTAAATGCATTTACACCGTTTGGTGGAGGTTCAAGATTGTGCCCAGGTTACGAGCTGGCCAGAGTAGAACTCTCTGTTTTCCTTCATCATCTTGTCACCCAATTCAG TTGGCTTCCAGCAGAAGACGATAAGTTAGTATTTTTCCCAACAACAAGAACACAGAAgcggtaccctatctatgtgACGCGTAAGAACGAAATTACACAATGTAAAGACAGCCATCCAGACACATGA